GGAAAGagtgaggatttgaactcagatcttccaaGTCCCATTGATAGGCTCTGAGCATCTCCTCACAAGTCCCTCGCCACCCTCACGATGCCTTAGACACTTGCCTGTCCTTTACACTAAGGAGATGCAGGTACAAGGGGTTTACCCACATAGCAGCTGAGGCAGCTGGGGATAGACACCAGCAGCAGGCCTGATGTCACCACTCTAACTCCAGCATCCCCAGTCTGTGTTTCTGGAGTGTGAAAATCCCTACTTAACACGATTGTGCAATGGTCCTTGGCTCTGTGACCCATAGCTGGAAACAGGATTCTCATTGATTTGTGGAACATGGTGGCAGCCAGCCAAAAAGTGGGTCTGCATACAGAAGCCGGCTGTGACAAGGTCACAGCAGACTCTGACTACCTTAGCTCACAGAATTACAAGGTCATAATGTCCTCTGCTTTGGTCCCCTCATGTTAAGGACAGACCCTAAGGaagatggggcagagactgaaggaatggccaaccaataactggcccaacttgagacccatcctacaGGCAAGCATCAATTCCTGACACTATAAttggtactctgttatgcttgcagacaggagcctacattactatcctctgagaggtccGTCCAGCAATGGACTGAAGCAGAAatagagacccacagacaaacagtggatggaggtcagggactcttatggaagagttgtgAGAAGGATCGAAaaccctgaaggggataggaacaccacaggaaaaccaacagagtcaactaagagACCtgtgggagctctcagagactgagccaccaaccaaagagcatacacaggctggtccgaGGCGCCTGGCACATATgaagcagacatgcagctcagtctccatgtgggtcctccaacaagctgtagcctgactgagGTATCCAATCCCCAAAAGGGCTGCATAGTCTGGCCTCAGTGCGGGAGGATGcccctaatcctgcagagacttgatgggTGGGGAGATATCCAGGGGGAACCCACCCTCTCTGAaaagggaatgggggtggggaagggactTTGTGAGGAGGGGACAAGGACAAACAAGAACCCCAAAGAGGTCAGGCCCTAAAGGCTTGCTAAATAGCAGTGGCCCAGCTCTGTCCTGTCCCTCAGCCCAAGGCTCAGCTCCCACCTGTTTCTGTGTTGTTCTGGATTTTCATGGGCCTAGGACTTGGTGACCAGTTCAAACAATGGGGCCTGTGGAAGACACAATACACAAGACTAGGGACATTCCCATTCTGCTGACTGTCCATAGCCTGATGTAGGTGGAAGGACCCAAGCACTGGATTTCTACCCTTGTGCAACCTTGACAGCTGAGGGCCTCTCAGAAGCCTATTTCTCCCATGAGACTCTCAAATGAACATCCTGACAATCAACAGTCGTATTAAAGAGGTGGGTCTAACCTGAATGGCAAGCAGACAGCAGGCAAATGTCTGCATCAACCTGGAGGAAGGACAAGAACTGCTCACTGCTGCCCCCAGGAGGCCATTTGCTGAAACAGCTGCTCTCATGCTTCCCTGGGGCACAGGCCCTGCCTTCTCATTGCAGCCAAAGCCCCTTCCTGTTTGAGCCTCCTGTCAGGTCACTGGGAAACAGAACAAGATGGAGCAGGACAACTCCTGATGGTAAATTAAAAACAGTGGTCCTGGCTATTCATAGGGGTTtatgcttctgcagtccacactgtGAAGAGCTGTGGGCATGAGTCACAGTGTTCGAGGTAGAGTTGGGCCTCCTAAATTCACAGTGGGGTGAGCTCAGTAAACGTGAAATGGAGATCACTCGTGAGACACACAGTCCGGCTGCTTCTGTCCCCGATATCCTGAGAAGACAACACATCTACTTTGTTCAGAGGCCACAATCTAGTTGATGTGAGGGTTATCAggttcttatttttatgtgtgagtacagGTGTAAATATGATAGCGTACACGTTGAGGTGAGAGGATAGCTATCAGGCGTTGTCCCCTCCTTCTACTTTTACTTGGACTCTGGAGAACAAACATGGGTCCTTATTCCAGGGGAGCAAGTTTCTGTTGGCCTGACACATCTTGCTGACATATATTTTACCTAGACAACGGAGCCTCCATCAGAGTATTGCTTTAGCTCCTTGCTGATGGCAATGCACCACCTCTCTACCCACATAGGAGTTGGGTCTCCACGCACCCCCCCCTTTCTTCACCAAAATGTTTTCAGTTACTTTATCTGGTAAAGTTCATCAGAGAATGAAGCCAGTATTAAGAACATGGAATCATTTGAGAACCTGGATCCAGAAATACCCCACCCTAGATGGAGTCTCTGAGTTTTCACCTCAGATTATAATTTCCCCCTAGCTTCTATGGTTTATTCTGAAACCAGGGGAACTGGATTCCTCCCTTCGGACCACAGCCATCCTGGCTTGTGAACTCACATGTCATCTACTTCTAATCCATTGGCAGCATGTGGCTCACAGAGACACACTACAGTCACGACCAATGTCAAGGTAGGACAGATGTGAATCATTCCCCCAGTTCTGTTGGTTCCATGACTAACTCTCCTCAGCACAGTGACCACGAACCCACTTTccccctccttttatttttagggTTGCTGgagttttctattttgagaaataATAGCCTTGGGGCAGCATTAAACGAAATCATCTAGAAAGCTGGTTTAAAATACAGATGCTTGAGTCAGTGAACGAGTGAGGGATGTCATTATTGGCCCCTCACAGAGGCTGGCTCACCCCAGCAGAGGTGGTTAACGCTCTTGGACACGGGTCAGGTGCATAGGAAGGATGGTTTGAGAGACCCGAGAGCCACAATTGGACAAACAGAAGTTGTTGGCTTTTTTTatgagttctcaaaagatgactGGACTAGCCTAGGCAAATACTATGAGCCATCCCAacagaacattcttccattgatTCATTCTGGTTCTTCTTTCTAGACAATACTGAACTAACCCCTTGTTGGCAGTCTCAAGTTTGACAGCGTAGGGCCTTGAACTTGGCACAAGGTCTATCACTGTTATCGAAGCATCCTGAGTGACCTTTGGGTTGGAATATCTTGGCTaaccttagatattttctttggagTCTCTttagaacatccaggaaataggGCTTGATTCTCATCCTGGGACCACAATATAAGGCCACAGTCACCCCAGAATCCTAGGAGATCGTGCAGAGAAACAAGGATCTCGTGTGCATCCTTCTCCAGAGCAGTGAGTAGTGACTCCACTAGAGTGAGTTCCCATCTGAGAGTCCACAGGAGGTTTTGGGgcaagaagcagagggaaggcgCTGTTTGTGTTGGGAAAGTTTGGACTCTAACAAATTTGAAGACATAGATAGTACTGAGTCAGACTAATGACAACCTAGACTCATGTGGGTTCTGTTTACGGTTCAGATTTTATTCATCAATGACTGTCTTAGTGTATAGAGAAAGGCTTCCTACTGGAGTCTAGGCTCAATAATGACAGAAGACAGCTATTTCCCTAAGGACTGTGTTGCTTCAAGTTTGTTGGAGAAAGGCAGTGGGGAACCTAGATGGGCTCTCTGGGGAGGGGTTTGAAGCTGGCTTCATGGAAGGTGTGAAGTTTTGATGAAACATAACTAAACAGAATTATAGCTTAGGAAAGTGAGCAAGCAAGGTGGGGAATATGTtgcatatgaatatgtacatgtatatattatgtcataaatacacacacatttgaatgCCATTTGCGGATGACAGAAAATAGGTTATTTTGCCTCTCTGAACTGCTAAGCACAATGACTTCCAATTCCATCCATTTCCTGAAATGCcacaatttcatttttcactGTGGCTGAATAAAATTGCAGATTTGGCCTTACTTTATCCACACTTGAGGGTGGGCATTTCCACTGGCTCCATTTCCTACTTATTTTGAAGACAAGCGCATCTGTCTTGTTGGAAGGTAAGCGTGAGAGAGGCAGGCACtaattgtgggtttttgtttcttcttcctgctaTGACCCTCCATTTGTCAGAACCAAAGATGGTCCAACTTGGGAGCCTTGTTGTCTTGTGTGGCCTGCTCATTGGGAACTCAGAGTCACTTCTTGGTCGACTTGGCAGAGCTGTGAATGATTTGAACGTTCTGAATCCTTCCTCTGGAGGTGAATTAATATAGGTCCCTTCAGCTACCTGGTCCCAGGAGAAACTCTAATAAGCATCCTGCCTGCAATTacagaggctgctgggagagggcagTGTTGTCTTCTGTGGGTGGTACACTGAGAAATGTGCTGCTATTCAACTCCTGCATTGCCCCTATCTGTTTAGAAAAAACAGTGGTGGGATGTTACCCTAATAGAGACAGGATAAATACTTACAAGTGAGAttccaaaaatttaaaaggtttgCATTTTAAGTTATGGTAGCTGTTGACAAGAATTCCCCTATCCCAGTGCACGGATCCAGGTGTGTAGACACATTTCCTAACCTTAGAAGGCTCAGGTTCCTCATCTATACAAAGGAGACTGGCAATCCTGTCCTGACTGAGTTGTAGCAGAGACTGATGACACAGCACAGGGAAACTGACTTCTCTGAAACCAGGAGGATGGAAGCCCACTCCCTAGTGGTGCAGGGCACTGATTGATCACTGTTTTTGACAGGTGACCCTCAGAGCCTGAATCTGGATGTGCAGTCGCTTCAGCAAGCCACAAGTTGGCCAATAGCCAAGAACAACATTCTAGAAACATTGAACACAGTGGACCTTGGCAATTTAAAAGACTTTACATCTGTGAATAGCTTATTGTGAGTTGATGTTCTTTGCTTCCCAAAAAGGGACTACCTGATTACTGGAGTTCTGAGGCAAGCATCATTAGAGCGCGAGTATGTCTGAGGCAAGGCTACAGGGCCAGTGTGGACAGTTCACACCTCTGGGTTCCCACAGCCAGTGACTTAAGGCTCAAGTTGAACATTCCATTGATCTCATCTCCACCTGAATCTTGGTACCTAAAGGCTTTCTCACGAAAACACACTTCTTTTTCCAAATATAGTAGAAATCTAAGTTTCTTCAAGGGACAGCTAGCTAGAATTCAGAGCCTCCAGTCCCAAGCCGTGGAGTCACAGAGTTCTGAGTCACATAGTCCTGGATTCAGGTTCTGTCTCTGCTGCCTATCGTTTCCCTCCCTGAGTGCACTCTGCCTGAGAGCATGGAGGCTCACACTTCTGCACAGGATGTAGGAGGGACAGGAGGGTGATGAGGGGAGGTGCAAATGCTGCAAAGAGGCAGGacaagagggtgtgtgtgtgtgtttcgggCAGGTTGCGAATCAAtaatctcagagtcctggatctTCAAGCTGCTCCATCTTCCGATGGAAAAGGCGTTGAGCTGAAGCTGCCCCTGGCTGCGGAGGTCTCCTTGATTCTGTGAGTACATGTCACTTGGATTTTGAGGGTGCAGTGCAATATGGCCAATTTGAGTAGGCATTTAATTTCCTGCTACTATGTGACTTCTGGCTCTAGTTTCCTAATTTATAAAAGAGGAGTCCCTCTGAGGTCTAAAATTCCAACCTTTAATGAAGACTGACCATGCTAATCTCTtagaattcacatttttctaGATCTCTCATTTAGAGATATctagagatggggggggggaatccttcagagagaacacttgcctagtataTGTGTGACACTGGCCTCAAATAGTCACCATTGGGGGCTCAGGAATGTTTGTATTTCATGCACTTATAAAGGCATGAGCTGTGAGATCCTAGGGGTAGTCACTTAACCTCTGTATGCCAAGGatctttcacttaaaaaaaaaaggagtatgaTTCTTTTCTAGTACTGTTGTCATGATTAAATGGATTAAATCAGATACAATGTTCATAAGTGAAGGTCCATAGGTAGTTTATGTTATGTTACAATTATGTTACAAAATGTTAGCAATTGTTTTAAGTATTAGTTTCATGTCAAGCAAAACTCTTGCATGTATTAAACATGCATGGCCCAAGGAAgtctaatataaatatataaattttgtagAGAATGTGTATCATGTTAACACTACTGTTACAATGTTGACATTGAACACATGTCACCCATTTATAACATTGCACCCATAGACACACTGGATTAGGTCCACACAGATAGATGAAAACCAGGGCAACCTGTGAAGGCTTCTAGACCTGTGTCTTGTGTGACTCTTGTTTTCTGCAGGCCGGGCATTGGCAAGACGGTCgacctttctgtttccttggacCTCATAAATTCACTGTCTATTCAAAACAAtgcccagactggccttcctGAGGTGACCATAGGCAAATGCGTcagtaatacaaataaaatctccATTTCCTTGTTGGGAAGGTAAGGCTTATTCATCGCAGCAGAGCTGGGCTCACAGGGAGGCTTTAGACCCCTGAATTTAATCCTATTCTTCCACCTAGGAAGCAGTGTAGTAGAACACAGATCAGACTAGCCTCAAGAATCAACTGTGTCAACATTTTCAACTCTGTTACTATGTAGCTTCACCTTTtgaggcctcagtttccccatctgtgcaTTTGAGCAGTGGagattctttctttattccagtagagtaagaagagaaaacatgtgTTTAGCAAAGAGACTGGAACATCTTAAGGGCTCAAGAACCGTAATCTACGAGTCTCTAGGGATGGTTCCTTTCCATGGCTGAAGCATGAGGATGGACCTCTCTAGTTATAATCATGTATTTAGTTATCGTGTCTTTCTGCTGGGTCAATGAGCCTCATGCCTCTGAAGATGTTAACATTACATCCACCTGGAGGTGGGACACAGTTGGAAAATTAGATGCTAGCTTGGGCTCTGATTGTCCTGAAGTAATCTTTACCCTCTGAAAATTTTCTTCAATGAGATCCCGACATCCTAACCCTGCCCCTTTCCATCACAAATCCCCATTGATCCTTTATTTGTATGCTTAGTAAAGCAGTTTTGGGTCaggcagaggggagaagagaCCATACTACCCAGTGTCTGGGAGAGAAAGCATGTTCTGTGAGTCAAGGACTGGGGTTGGGAATCCTTGGTCAGAAATGGAGGTGTGGGCTCTGTTTCCAGCCTTGATAGCCATGTCCCTAGACCACCCATCCTCCTCTACCAATGATTTGATCTCAAATCAATGACAGGACCTCAGTTTGCCCAGGAGCCCCAGGAAACTCATGCTGCTCCACTGCTTCTGAACACACATGGCCAAGAAGGCGCTCATAATGTACCTTTGCATTTAGACCCATTGGCTTTTGTGCGTcatacaagtttttttttctgctttgcatGGATGTTCTGCTTATGCAAAACATGTTTCTCTGTACTCCAactcttttcatattttcatatttcaggGTCTTTGCTAGATTATGTCTCTTTTTTCTTATAAGTAATCTCCAAGTACTAGTCTCTGTTGTCTTTTGTGTACATACaaattttgagacacagtctcattgTACAGCTCTGACTAGCTTCAttctcagagatctacctgctctGTCGCCTGAGGACTGGGTGCAAAGGTGGGTGACACCATACAAGGTGTCACTGATATTTAATGAGACCGTTCCTTACTTATTTTGGGTGGatggagtgtgtttgtgtgtggacacacacacatgtgtcagtggcctggagctcaccaagtaggctaagcTGGTTGACCAGTTATCTGGAATATCCCAGATATCCCAGGAATCTACACATTTCTATCTTTCCGGTGCTAGATTACATGTATTTGCTATCAgatggcatttctttctttttaaaaatgtggacaCTAGAAagggaactcaggtccttgtgcttacaaGGTGAATATTTAGTGGACTAAGTTACCTACTTGTCTCCCACCCTCACTGTACAAAAAAAATTTGCTCCGTGCTAGGCAGACATTGTTCTAAGTTCTGGAGAACAATTTGGTGAAGACATAGGCTCTCTGCTTCATGGAACATATTATGAGGAAAAGGCATGCAGAAAAGTATTTGGTCtgtcaatgagttcaagaacAATGAAGAGCTCTACACAGACCATCATACTTTGCAGGGCATAAGGAAAGAAACCCCTCCCTTCAGTGCACACTCAGCATGGGCTGCCCCAGGAGATAACTGGATGATAGTTGAAGGTGGGAGGAGGCAACTTCAGTGAGACCTGTTTATGAAGGAGGTTTAAAGCTGCCCAGTGTCCCAAGACTCAGCCTGGTGCTCTGTAAATAGAGTCTAAGTGACTAGTACCCTGTCAGGGCTTTGATGAGCACTCAGACACCGAGGAAGCAGCTACTTAGGCATGAGATGCTCAGATGCACAGGGATGGTCCATCCTGACAAACTGAAGTGAGTCCACAGAGCAAGGTTGTGGGTCACCTGACCTCCAGAAGACTCTCTGATCTATACTGAACACTTGGCCAAGCTTTAAAAATCCCTTCTTTTCCAGACGATTAGCCATTATCAACAGTATTCTGGATAATGCCTCTGCCCTCCTTACAAGAACAGTGTCAATCGTCCTGCAAAACATCGTAAGTCCCCAGTTCTTGGCACCTAGAAACAGGACTGGTATGGGAAGCAGAGGTATCTGTAGGTGTGGTTGGGTTCTCTGGACAGTTTTTTTTCTGGGAGGGGCAGATTTTCTTCGAGAGGTCTacaagctcctcctcctcctcctcctcctcctcctcctcagtagTTGGCCTCTGAGGGAGAAATCACAGGTCCTGCCTTGAGCTGtttaccacatacacacagcaaatCTTCCTTTAAGCTAAGGTTTTCTTGCAATTAATAAGCCCTTATTTAGACATCTATATTTAGGCACCTGTGAATGAGAACCTTCAGGAAACTAGGATTCAGGCCTCCCCAAaggcctcagccttctgaggatCTTAAAGTTCTGGggttcaagagttcaaggtttTTAGGAGTCTGGAGTATTGGGGTTCTGGATGCTAGATCGTCGGATCCTGAACTTCTGATATCTTGAGATGACAGGTTCTTAGTAGCCTGATTCTTTTTGCTGCAATTCCATAGTTCCAGATTGCAAGGCTACCTGTTCTCGGATCCTGGAAATTAGTCCTTCTGTTTGGGGCAGGTGGGCAATGTGTTCCCAGCAAAGTCTcatctgttttcttcccttcttcttccccttcttcctcttcccaccttctttttatctttcagCTATGTCCAGCGCTTCACTACATCCTCAGCGTAATGAATCCAAGTGTTCTTCAGGATATCATCTGTAAGTCATAGCCCGGGGATGGAGTGTTTTCTATGGACCAAGGCAAGAGCTGTAGGATTGCCCCATACAGGGATAAAGGGACTTTGCATCCTGACCAAGGTGGGCCTTTGGCTCCTCCTTTTCtcactggaagcttcatttgagCCTTATCCTCTCATGCTTGACAGAGTTTCTGGGACAACAGGAAACAGGCACCAATGGTGTCAGGCTCTGGAGATGGTCTCTTTACATAGTCCTTCTGTGTCTTCCACTACCTCATTGGGTCCTCATAGGAGTTTGTACAGTGTGGCACAAATGAATAGTGATGTACTTGATTGAGGTCACAGAGGTGACAGAGTGATgtgctggagggaggaaatgagttTGTTGGGCTTCTGTTTAATTTGCCACGGCAAAGTCTGAGGCTAATCTTGACTTGGTTCCTTCAGCTAATCTACTGACAGGACAGTTACCAGTTTCCCTctgaagaggaagaacaggaggatgCCACAACACCTCTGCTGGTATGggtagtgtcttagttacttttctattgttattaGAAAACAACATGAGCAAgggaaattataaaagaaagcatttaatttaagAATCACAATTCCAGAGGGTTAGATGACATGACTATCATGGTGAAAAGCATGGCATcaggtaggcaggcatggcactggagtagCAGCTGAGAGCTTATGTACTGCTACACAGTCACcaagcagagagagctaactagCAATGACATGGCCTTTTGAACTCTTAAAGCTCCTCCCTAGTGACACCTCCAATAAGTCAAAACCTCCccatccttcccaaatagtttttGTAACTGCTATTACAAAATATAACTCAATTATATGAGTCTATGTGGTTGGTTCTTGTGAAGCACAAGTTGGCTTTGTGCTCTGTGACTCTGTGTACAGCAGCCTGTCAGGAAGCCAGGGCAAGCCTAATTTTGTTTCTGTCACAAGACTAAAGAAATTGAGGCCTGATCTTGACTCCAGGCTGAACTCTGAATTTGAGTTCACCCTGAATGCAGAGACAGCAACATGAGCCCAGAGTGAGCCAGGATCTGTGTTACTAAATGAATTGGGGGTTTCTGACTGAGTCCTAACTTTGTGCATAGACCGTTGAATCCTCACCCTGGCTTGGGCATGGTCTCTACTTAATCTTTTCCCATGTGTCTTTGCGCCAGAGGAAGGGATAAGAAGTGGCCAGGACAAGGGGCAAGAACAAGACCAGAAATCTGCATCTCCTCTCTAGATGCCCCCAGCCGTGCTGGGCACAGTAGGACTTAGTGGACACAGCGAAGCTAGGTCACCATGGATCTAATTAATGCCCCGTGAAAGCACACTCTCTCTGCTGCCGAGGCAACCAATGTCCTGATGCTCTCTCTGTTTACATTCCAGGTTACTCTTCAGTGGTTTCATCTTACTTCTGGTGACATTTCTCTCTAGAAAGTGCTAGTATCATCCACACAAATTCTACCCGAGACCACCCAAAGGACCCTCCCAaattcccttcctctctgagtAGTCTCCACACCTGTTACCACCAACCCAGCATTAAAATCCTAACTGCACTCTGGTGTGTGTCTTGCCTCAGTCCTTGCAATAAGAGTGGTTGACAGGGTGTGGGGGTATGTACCAGGTGAGATTTCAAATGAGTGGCTGAAGCTGTAGCTGGAAGGGACTTAGGGGATACCTCACAgcttaaaaagaaatgtgtagaGTAGCAGAAACATTGAGAGAGCAGGCACACAGCCACTGTGTGAATGTAGCAGAACATGATCCAGCCAGCTATACATGCACAAGTGTATATTGGCACCATCCTGACTGATGGTCTCAGGAAAACAGATAGACGGGGTTAGGTGGCTGTGACCTTTCCTGCTTGCCTCTTCCTAAGGGGCATCTCAAGACCTTATGCTCTCCACCTTCTCTTAACCCTTCCATTGATATTTAGTTTCTGGATGTCACCTCCAGATTAGTCTCCCCGGGTACATCAGTGATCCTGGTGATATCCAGGGGTTCCTGATTTCATCCTTGTCATGGAGGCTTCAACTAAAGAGGTCTTAATACTTCACATCCTGATGCCAAAAGGAAGACACTGAGGTTCACAGAGGTGAAGTGATTTATTC
The DNA window shown above is from Mus pahari chromosome 3, PAHARI_EIJ_v1.1, whole genome shotgun sequence and carries:
- the Bpifa2 gene encoding BPI fold-containing family A member 2, which produces MVQLGSLVVLCGLLIGNSESLLGRLGRAVNDLNVLNPSSGGDPQSLNLDVQSLQQATSWPIAKNNILETLNTVDLGNLKDFTSVNSLLLRINNLRVLDLQAAPSSDGKGVELKLPLAAEVSLILPGIGKTVDLSVSLDLINSLSIQNNAQTGLPEVTIGKCVSNTNKISISLLGRRLAIINSILDNASALLTRTVSIVLQNILCPALHYILSVMNPSVLQDIISNLLTGQLPVSL